One genomic region from Arthrobacter sp. YN encodes:
- a CDS encoding RNA degradosome polyphosphate kinase codes for MQPDPVGTAGSTSKGATLPPRFGSSEVPASRATQDRIDIPEFAPSLEPEGDISPDRFLDRELSWLAFNSRVLELAEDPELFLLERVSFLSIFASNLDEFFMVRVAGLKRRIATGLAVPSPAGLSPIEVLEQISEEAHRLQERHARVFAEQIRPALAYEHIHIMHWHELDEDARHRISIMFQEKVFPILTPLAVDPAHPFPYISGLSLNLAVIVSNPISDKELFARVKVPDQLPRLISVDGPRAGAIPGRVARFIALEEVIAVHLDKLFPGMEVLEHHTFRVTRNEDLEVEEDDAENLLQALEKELLRRRFGPPVRLEVTTDINPNIKALLIRELGVEESEVYSVPAPLDLRGLSAISAIDRADLHYPKHVPHTSRYLNESETSKAANVFAAMRRRDILLHHPYDSFSTSVQAFLEQAAADPKVQAIKQTLYRTSGDSPIVDALIDAAEAGKQVLALVEIKARFDEQANISWARKLEQAGVHVVYGIVGLKTHCKLSLVVRQEVDGLRRYCHIGTGNYHPRTARYYEDLGLLTANEQVGEDLSKLFNQLSGYAPKSTFKRLLVAPRSVRAGLMDRIETEIRNAQAGAPGLVQIKVNSMVDEAIIDALYRASQAGVKVDVVVRGICSLRPGVPGLSENIRVRSVLGRFLEHSRVFAFGNGGEPVVYIGSADMMHRNLDRRVEALVQLASKEDTATVMDLLRRYVDDGTASWHLDDHGHWTRHHLDQDGKPLLDMQSWLLASRSRQRASARR; via the coding sequence TCCGGAATTCGCACCGAGCCTGGAGCCGGAAGGCGACATCTCACCGGACCGTTTCCTGGACCGCGAGCTGAGTTGGCTGGCCTTCAACTCCCGTGTGCTGGAACTCGCCGAAGATCCTGAACTTTTCCTGCTGGAACGCGTCAGTTTCCTGTCGATTTTTGCCTCCAACCTGGACGAGTTCTTCATGGTCCGCGTTGCCGGCCTCAAGAGGCGAATCGCCACAGGCCTGGCTGTGCCTTCCCCGGCCGGTCTGAGCCCCATTGAGGTGCTGGAACAGATCAGCGAAGAGGCCCACAGGCTTCAGGAGCGTCACGCAAGGGTCTTCGCTGAGCAGATCCGACCGGCGCTGGCTTACGAGCACATCCACATCATGCACTGGCATGAACTGGATGAGGATGCCCGCCACCGGATCAGCATCATGTTCCAGGAGAAGGTCTTCCCCATCCTGACGCCGCTGGCTGTGGACCCCGCGCACCCCTTCCCCTACATCTCCGGCCTCTCCCTCAACCTTGCCGTGATCGTCAGCAACCCGATCAGCGACAAAGAGCTCTTCGCACGCGTCAAGGTTCCGGACCAGCTCCCCCGCCTCATTTCCGTGGACGGACCGCGCGCAGGCGCCATCCCGGGCCGTGTAGCCCGGTTCATCGCGCTGGAAGAAGTCATTGCCGTCCACCTGGACAAGCTCTTCCCCGGCATGGAAGTCCTGGAGCACCACACCTTCCGCGTCACCCGCAACGAGGACCTGGAAGTTGAAGAGGACGATGCCGAGAACCTCCTGCAGGCCTTGGAGAAGGAACTGCTGCGTCGCCGCTTCGGCCCGCCGGTACGGCTGGAAGTCACCACGGACATCAACCCGAACATCAAGGCCCTGCTGATCCGTGAACTCGGGGTTGAAGAGTCCGAGGTCTACTCCGTTCCCGCGCCGTTGGACCTCCGCGGACTGTCAGCCATCAGCGCCATTGACCGCGCTGATCTGCACTACCCCAAGCATGTCCCGCACACCTCCCGCTACCTCAACGAGTCCGAGACCTCGAAGGCCGCCAACGTCTTTGCGGCGATGCGCCGCAGGGACATCCTGCTCCACCACCCCTACGACTCGTTCTCCACCTCGGTCCAGGCTTTCCTGGAACAAGCGGCCGCGGATCCCAAGGTGCAGGCCATCAAGCAGACCCTTTACCGGACGTCCGGTGACTCCCCCATCGTTGATGCCCTCATCGATGCCGCCGAGGCAGGCAAACAGGTCCTGGCCCTCGTTGAAATCAAAGCCCGCTTTGATGAGCAGGCCAACATATCCTGGGCGCGCAAGCTGGAACAGGCAGGCGTCCACGTGGTGTACGGCATCGTCGGTCTGAAAACCCACTGCAAGTTGTCCCTGGTGGTCCGCCAGGAAGTGGATGGCCTCCGCCGCTACTGCCACATCGGCACCGGCAACTACCACCCGCGCACGGCCCGCTACTACGAAGACCTTGGCCTTCTGACAGCCAACGAGCAAGTGGGCGAGGACTTGTCCAAGCTGTTCAACCAGCTCTCCGGCTACGCGCCGAAGTCCACGTTCAAAAGGTTGCTCGTTGCGCCGCGGTCCGTGCGGGCCGGTTTGATGGACAGGATTGAAACCGAAATCCGCAACGCCCAGGCCGGCGCACCCGGATTGGTACAGATCAAGGTCAACTCGATGGTGGACGAAGCCATCATCGATGCCCTCTACCGGGCCTCGCAGGCCGGTGTGAAGGTTGACGTCGTGGTACGCGGCATCTGCTCCCTGCGCCCTGGCGTGCCGGGACTCAGCGAGAACATCAGGGTCCGTTCCGTCCTGGGTCGCTTCCTTGAACACTCACGCGTCTTTGCTTTTGGCAACGGTGGCGAGCCCGTGGTGTACATCGGCTCCGCCGACATGATGCACCGCAACCTGGACCGCCGCGTAGAGGCGTTGGTGCAACTGGCCAGCAAGGAAGACACAGCTACTGTCATGGACCTGCTGCGTCGCTATGTTGACGACGGGACCGCCAGCTGGCACCTGGACGATCACGGACACTGGACCAGGCACCACTTGGACCAGGACGGCAAGCCATTGCTGGACATGCAGTCCTGGCTCTTGGCCTCCCGGTCGCGCCAGCGGGCATCGGCACGGCGGTAG